A window from Gasterosteus aculeatus chromosome 14, fGasAcu3.hap1.1, whole genome shotgun sequence encodes these proteins:
- the LOC120831900 gene encoding mediator of RNA polymerase II transcription subunit 13-like isoform X2, with translation MTTAANWVANGASLEDCHSNIFSLAELTGIKWRCYSFRGSGECGPVISSPAQDDPVLRSFMRCVQANLLCVWRRKVKPDAKELWIFWWGEEPRLSDVIHQELEVSEEGLWECGLSYECRTLLFKAIHNLLERCLMDKGFVRIGKWFFKPHELQEKSLGNSEHLSCSFSFFLHGESNVCTSVEIAQHQPAYHVTEHHVRLAQASVTPLQVILSPYGLSGTLTGQAFKMSDPATRKLMEEWSYFYPVVLPLREGSGEREKGEASQSYDRNCHAAVEVIVGGVRMTYPAALVLIAQGDLPLEQSPPVPATQGLSRELNHCSVPLTPPASPQQPCSADSGFVTSISNVPTPDSGMGVASASPKHSGKKLTSQVVQQAWRECYLTQPQHALNSPTGVSLKKDAPSGVTGWDFSDLGGRVSCSCSRLKQQKLNLTASANPQTSANPTQSSGVSLYPPSLPKHKTSDKTEKADKQSKRPAVTSFHHRLSVSRETPLEQDPAGGPQLGGLVALEPPSEPPSALPSCKYPKLLPNGRKAPESLLHSPMSPLPPTLSPHPRVQDPEALGGPADVPLCQDGAAVLGLIASETAVYTALLRQRENGAGWWRGFRTPRTDETDCRPCELPTDVLEEVKTEAATEGALLKRLYTQTHKRFKISEERVRDHIHTLGLFQQSGVEVLREPGEDPYDFKEGDIEYTFSSSKRLKGQGREPSKKAKGEEITSNGALPDGNDAMSIFNSAPKSEESGQDADGAAKANPSLTREKDLVVNISDLDNIFDEDEEELGTVYPNQHSSKLPVSTEDRPLGKEGRVAVPYPSIADLQRMFPTPPSLEQHPAFSPATTYRDTPSQEPPVHSGAADHLLPLASSQFTEYRMEMDEGLASPGMEDLKPQIGSSMFAPLSCLPSQSLPPLKITEQCYYRPSWALLPKMEHFPLMHSHNTTFNRDGYTNVPSVNTLTDQEYGQMSTTTASVSTNAGILPSPATPRFSVPTPRTPRTPRGVNAASSGQGSVKQDGTELSSPVSTPSTSLPLSSVDPLARPGPSLPEAHSLYAILLLSDSVLNVFKDRNFDSCCICACNMNVKGADVGVYIPDSTCEDQYRCMCGFSAIVNRRLAHGTGLFLEDELDIYGRTSEVGRAAERRLALCRRDPSMGDTRAKRAQDAAPASPLVMILLQEHCSQPISSFASLHLPLSCSCHGRMGALLQSWTSEKQWADGSDACVDCYNALEQGLQYVDNSTGGKVDPAVVRSTALHSWPHTNVADMNMLSSQDMVRMLLSLQPFLQDAIQKKRSGRTWENIQHVQGPLTWQQFHKMAGRGSYGSEESPEPLPIPTVLLGYDRDFLALSPLALPFWEKLLLEPYGGSRDVAYVVLCPSSPSLLAAARAFFQELSAVYETCRLGKHRPLAKVSMDGLVRVGEEVEAEKLEALGVDQWVTGPWAGQQHSDNLSKLKLYAYACKQQLGPQLSALPLDSSLLLPPKVQPPSHPAPSAQPASGQPQAWGPDGGPAPGAVSSANASTPTAATSNQTGETAQGALSDPKGPPGATPPANTPAENPELTAEQSRIGIPTVADSMDSLANPPAIVIYIVDAFLSSSGARNEGGEEEEGDEVEASSIWLLGLLRCYTEMLKTLPETMRPALVLQVVPCQYLLQPASGESHFYLQHLRSLSFSCYSQCRRLLPQQTPIKSLTGFGPVSNVNSVLKSPEHPSPLQLYTPPFILGPTRSKPPEPGEIWAELPPKYNVLFVGYCLSHDQRWILVSCTDQQGELLETSIINIDVPNRARRPKVSARKMGLQKLWEWCIGIIQMTSLPWRIVIGRLGRLGHGELKDWSSLLGEHSLHSIGRQLREACRMCGISAADSPSILSACLVAMEPQGSFVIMPDAVTMGSVFGRSTALNLQTSQLNTPQDASCTHILVFPTSATTQLAPSSYPTEDNNDDMFDLPFPDELENDIGHDMMLITGNLHPSPNTSPVPSPGSPSGMGMGSHFQHTKNQGERLMSRDSPPEELKQQPLALGYYVSTAQASGLPHWFWASCPQAESQCPLFLKASLHHHISIAQTDELASDKTKRPPHPLDSKKTSDVLRFVLEQYNALSWLTCSPATQDRQSCLPVHLAVLIQMYNAILNML, from the exons CGAACACCTCTcgtgctccttctccttcttcctccacgGCGAGAGCAACGTGTGCACCAGCGTGGAGATCGCCCAGCACCAGCCGGCGTACCACGTCACAGAGCACCACGTCCGCCTGGCGCAGGCCTCCGTCACGCCGCTACAAG TCATCCTGAGCCCGTACGGCCTGAGCGGCACTCTGACCGGTCAGGCCTTCAAGATGAGCGACCCGGCGACGCGCAAGCTGATGGAGGAGTGGAGCTACTTCTACCCGGTGGTGCTGCCGCTCAGGGAGGGAAgcggagaaagggagaagggaGAAGCAAGCCAAAGCTACGATCGCAACTGCCACGCGGCGGTGGAGGTCATCGTAG GTGGAGTAAGGATGACCTACCCAGCTGCTTTAGTGCTGATCGCCCAGGGGGACCTGCCGCTGGAGCAGTCTCCACCTGTTCCTGCAACTCAGGGCCTCAGCAGGGAGCTGAACCACTGCAGCGTGCCGCTCACGCCGCCAGCGTCGCCGCAGCAGCCCTGCTCcg CGGACAGCGGCTTTGTGACGTCCATCTCCAACGTCCCCACGCCAGACAGCGGCATGGGGGTCGCCAGCGCCAGCCCAAAGCATTCTGGGAAAAAGCTAACCTCTCAGGTAGTCCAGCAAGCCTGGAGGGAATGCTATCTCACCCAGCCTCAGCACGC aTTAAACTCTCCAACTGGCGTATCGCTTAAGAAGGACGCGCCTAGTGGAGTAACCGGCTGGGACTTCAGCGATCTGGGAGGGAGagtgtcctgcagctgctccag GTTGAAGCAGCAGAAGTTGAATCTGACCGCCAGCGCCAACCCCCAGACCAGTGCCAATCCCACACAGTCCTCTGGCGTGTCGCtataccccccctccctgcccaaACACAAGACCAGTGACAAGACGGAGAAAGCTGATAAACAGTCCAAGAGGCCAGCCGtgacctccttccaccaccgCCTGTCTGTCTCCCGCGAGACCCCTCTGGAACAGGACCCAGCAGGAGGGCCTCAGCTCGGGGGTCTCGTGGCCCTGGAGCCGCCCTCGGAGCCTCCTTCTGCTCTGCCCAGCTGCAAGTATCCCAAGCTCCTCCCCAACGGCAGGAAAGCCCCCGAGTCCCTCCTGCATTCGCCGATGTCTCCGCTTCCGCCCACGCTCAGCCCGCACCCCCGGGTGCAGGACCCGGAGGCCCTGGGTGGGCCCGCGGATGTTCCCCTCTGTCAGGACGGCGCCGCGGTCCTGGGGTTGATCGCCAGCGAAACGGCAGTGTACACAGCGCTGctgaggcagagggagaacGGGGCCGGCTGGTGGAGAGGCTTCCGGACACCCAGGACGGATGAGACCGACTGCAGGCCCTGTGAACTCCCCACGGACGTCCTAGAGGAGGTGAAGACGGAGGCGGCGACCGAAGGAGCTCTGCTGAAGAG ACTATATACACAGACTCACAAGAGATTTAAGATCTCAGAGGAGCGGGTGAGGGACCACATCCACACTTTGGGCCTGTTCCAGCAGTCAGGTgtggaggtgctgcgggagccCGGGGAGGACCCCTACGACTTTAAGGAGGGAGACATCGAGTACACGTTCTCCTCTTCAAAGCGGTTAAAGGGTCAGGGACGAGAACCCAGCAAGAAGGCCAAG GGAGAAGAAATCACCAGCAACGGAGCACTGCCTGATGGGAACGATGCAATGTCTATTTTTAACTCTGCTCCGAAATCAG AAGAATCCGGACAGGATGCCGATGGAGCCGCCAAGGCCAACCCTTCTCTGACCAGAGAAAAAGATCTGGTGGTCAACATCTCTGATCTAGACAACATatttgatgaagatgaggaagagtTGGGG ACTGTTTACCCCAACCAGCACTCAAGCAAGCTACCAGTGTCCACAGAAGACCGTCCTCTGGGCAAAGAAGGGAGAGTTGCTGTACCGTATCCATCGA TAGCAGACCTCCAGAGGATGTTTCCCACCCCACCTTCCTTAGAGCAGCACCCGGCCTTCTCCCCCGCCACCACGTACCGCGACACACCGAGCCAAGAGCCCCCCGTGCACAGCGGAGCGGCGGACCACCTGCTGCCTTTGGCCTCCTCCCAGTTTACCGAATACCGGATGGAGATGGACGAGGGCCTGGCCAGTCCCGGGATGGAGGATCTCAAG CCACAAATCGGCTCCTCCATGTTTGCTCCGCTCTCCTGCTTACCCAGCCAGAGTCTACCACCGCTCAAGATCACTGAGCAATGCTACTACCGTCCATCCTGGGCCCTCTTGCCCAAAATGGAGCATTTCCCGCTCATGCATTCCCATAATACCACTTTCAACAGAGATGGATACAC AAACGTGCCAAGTGTCAACACCCTTACGGACCAGGAGTATGGCCAGATGAGCACCACCACTGCCTCTGTGAGCACCAATGCTGGCATCCTGCCATCTCCTGCCACTCCCCGCTTCTCCGTGCCCACCCCACGAACCCCGCGCACGCCGAGGGGCGTCAACGCCGCCAGCTCCGGGCAGGGTTCGGTGAAGCAGGATGGTACCGAGCTCAGCTCGCCGGTCTCCACGCCCTCCACCAGCCTGCCTCTCAGCTCTGTGGATCCTCTGGCTCGGCCGGGGCCCTCCCTGCCCGAGGCCCACAGCCTGTACGCCATCCTCCTGCTCTCAGACTCCGTCCTCAACGTCTTCAAGGATCGCAACTTTGACAGTTGCTGCATCTGTGCCTGCAATATGAATGTCAAAGGAGCGGACGTGGGGGTGTACATCCCCGATTCCACTTGCGAGGATCAGTACCGCTGCATGTGCGGCTTCAGCGCCATTGTGAACAGGCGGCTGGCCCACGGCACGGGCCTCTTCCTGGAGGACGAGCTGGATATTTACGGCCGGACCTCTGAGGTCGGCCGGGCGGCCGAGAGGAGGCTGGCCCTCTGCAGACGGGACCCTAGCATGGGGGACACGAGGGCCAAGCGCGCGCAGGACGCGGCCCCCGCCTCCCCTTTGGTCATGATCCTGTTGCAGGAGCACTGCTCCCAGCCCATTTCCTCCTTTGCGTCACTGCATCTCCCCCTCAGCTGTTCTTGCCACGGCCGCATGGGGGCACTGCTCCAAAGCTGGACGTCTGAAAAGCAGTGGGCGGACGGGAGCGATGCCTGCGTGGACTGTTACAATGCCTTGGAGCAGGGCTTACAGTATGTGGATAACTCCACGGGAGGTAAAGTAGATCCAGCTGTTGTCAGAAGTACAGCGCTTCACTCCTGGCCTCATACAAATG TGGCGGACATGAACATGCTGTCGTCCCAGGACATGGTCCGTATGCTGCTGTCTCTGCAGCCTTTCCTGCAGGATGCCATCCAGAAGAAGAGATCAGGACGGACTTGGGAAAACATCCAGCATGTTCAGGGTCCGCTCACCTGGCAGCAGTTCCATAAGATGGCCGGGAGAGGCTCCTACG GTTCGGAAGAGTCACCAGAGCCCTTGCCCATCCCGACAGTGTTACTGGGCTACGACAGGGACTTCTTGGCGTTGTCCCCGTTGGCGTTGCCTTTCTGGGAGAAGTTGCTACTCGAGCCTTACGGGGGTTCGCGGGACGTGGCGTATGTTGTCCTGTGCCCCAGTAGCCCGTCTCTGCTGGCCGCAGCCCGCGCCTTCTTCCAGGAGCTCAGCGCCGTCTATGAG acgTGCCGCCTGGGGAAGCACCGTCCTCTGGCCAAAGTGTCCATGGACGGCCTGGTGCGCGTGGGAGAAGAAGTGGAAGCAGAAAAGCTGGAGGCGCTGGGTGTGGACCAGTGGGTGACCGGACCCTGGGCTGGACAGCAGCACAGCGACAACCTCAGCAAACTTAAACTCTACGCGTATGCATGCAAGCAGCAGCTTG GTCCCCAGCTGTCCGCTCTTCCATTGGACAGCAGCCTTCTGTTGCCTCCCAAAGTCCAGCCTCCCTCACACCCGGCACCCTCAGCGCAGCCTGCCTCCGGGCAGCCTCAGGCTTGGGGCCCTGACGGTGGACCGGCTCCAGGGGCCGTCAGTTCAGCAAATGCTTCGACCCCGACTGCAGCGACCTCGAACCAGACCGGGGAGACAGCCCAAGGTGCACTGAGCGACCCTAAAGGTCCACCCGGTGCGACGCCACCAGCCAACACACCAGCAGAAAACCCTGAACT CACGGCAGAGCAGTCCAGGATTGGCATCCCCACCGTGGCCGATTCAATGGACAGCCTCGCCAACCCACCGGCTATCGTTATTTACATAGTGGATGCTTTTCTTAGCTCAAGTGGCGCGAGAAACGAAggcggagaggaagaagagggcgACGAAGTGGAGGCCAGTAGCATTTGGCTGCTCGGGCTACTTCGCTGCTACACAGAGATGCTGAAGACTTTGCCCGAGACAATGAGACCTGCGCTCGTGCTACAG GTGGTGCCGTGCCAATACCTCCTCCAGCCGGCCAGCGGGGAGAGTCATTTCTACCTGCAACATCTGCGCTCCCTGTCCTTCTCCTGCTACTCCCAATGCAGACGGCTCCTGCCCCAGCAAACACCCATCAAGTCCCTGACGGGCTTCGGTCCAGTGTCAAATGTTAACTCTGTACTTAAGAGTCCGGAG CATCCTAGCCCCCTGCAGCTGTACACGCCCCCCTTCATCCTTGGGCCGACCCGTTCCAAGCCGCCAGAACCAGGGGAGATCTGGGCAGAGCTCCCTCCCAAATACAACGTGCTCTTTGTTGGGTACTGCCTATCACATGACCAGCGCTGGATCCTTGTGTCCTgcactgaccagcagggggagctCCTGGAGACCAGTATCATCAACATTGACGTCCCCAACAG AGCGCGACGTCCCAAGGTTTCAGCCAGAAAGATGGGACTGCAGAAGCTGTGGGAATGGTGCATTGGCATCATCCAGATGACCTCGCTGCCATGGAGGATTGTGATTGGACGATTAGGCAGGCTGGGGCACGGAGAGCTGAAAG ACTGGAGCTCACTCCTCGGGGAGCATTCCCTCCATTCAATAGGGCGCCAGCTGAGGGAAGCCTGTCGAATGTGTGGCATCTCAGCCGCCGACTCCCCCAGCATCCTCAGCGCCTGCCTGGTAGCCATGGAGCCGCAGGGCTCCTTTGTGATCATGCCCG aCGCGGTCACCATGGGCTCCGTCTTCGGGCGCAGCACTGCTCTCAACTTGCAGACGTCGCAGCTGAACACGCCTCAGGATGCTTCCTGCACACACATCCTCGTCTTTCCAACCTCTGCCACCACCCAGCTGGCTCCCAGCTCCTACCCCACCGAGGACAACAATG ATGACATGTTCGATCTGCCCTTTCCTGATGAACTGGAGAACGACATTGGCCACGACATGATGCTCATCACAGGCAACCTCCACCCGTCCCCCAACACCTCCCCCGTGCCCTCCCCAGGCTCTCCGTCCGGGATGGGCATGGGCTCGCATTTCCAGCACACCAAG AACCAGGGAGAGCGCCTGATGTCCAGGGACAGTCCAccagaggagctgaagcagcAGCCGCTGGCTCTGGGCTACTACGTCTCCACCGCTCAAGCCAGCGGACTTCCTCACTGGTTCTGGGCCTCCTGTCCGCAAGCTGAGAGCCAGTGTCCGCTCTTCCTCAAG gcctccctccaccaccacatCTCCATAGCTCAAACGGATGAGTTGGCATCCGACAAGACTAAGCGGCCCCCTCACCCCTTAGACTCCAAGAAAACCTCGGATGTGCTCAG GTTTGTACTGGAGCAGTACAACGCCCTCTCCTGGCTGACCTGCAGCCCTGCCACCCAAGACCGCCAGTCCTGCCTGCCCGTCCACCTGGCCGTGCTGATCCAGATGTACAACGCCATCCTGAACATGCtttga